In Streptomyces sclerotialus, one genomic interval encodes:
- a CDS encoding gluconate:H+ symporter translates to MPLLVVALSVVALLFLMTRLKLNGFIALLLVAVVVAVVRGIDLEKIPDVLGEGVGGQIGDTMLVIGLGAMVGRVMGDSGAAQRIATTMSDRFGDRWVQVAMVVTAMLIGVTMFYEVAFVIIVPVAFTLVRVTGKNLLWIGLPMSIALSTMHSFLPPHPGPTAVAAMFDASIGKTLFFGLFIAVPAGALIALVWPRLAFVRRMNPSIPTGLVSDRAFTDEEMPGMGWSLSVALFPVVLIAGASVAEMVVGAHHAGMPLVAFLGSAPVALLLTLILAAWAFGPRIGRSLGEVASSCGDAAQAMAMILLVIGAGGAFKNVLVEGGIADYIKDLTHGWSVSPILLSWLIAAILRIALGSATVAVTTAAGIAAPLVAGSGIHPELMVLAVSCGSIAFSHVNDPGFWMFKEYFNLSVLDAIKARTTYTTVLAVLGLGGVFAMEAALSALGI, encoded by the coding sequence ATGCCCCTGCTCGTCGTGGCGCTCAGCGTGGTGGCGCTGCTCTTCCTGATGACCCGGCTCAAGCTCAACGGGTTCATCGCTCTGCTGCTGGTCGCGGTGGTCGTGGCAGTCGTCCGGGGAATCGACCTGGAGAAGATCCCCGACGTACTCGGTGAGGGCGTCGGCGGCCAGATCGGCGACACCATGCTCGTGATCGGGCTCGGCGCGATGGTCGGCCGGGTGATGGGCGACTCCGGCGCGGCCCAGCGGATCGCGACGACCATGTCCGACCGGTTCGGCGACCGGTGGGTACAGGTCGCCATGGTGGTCACCGCCATGCTCATCGGCGTCACCATGTTCTACGAAGTGGCCTTCGTGATCATCGTGCCGGTGGCGTTCACGCTGGTCCGGGTGACCGGCAAGAACCTGCTGTGGATCGGTCTGCCGATGTCGATCGCGCTGTCCACCATGCACAGCTTCCTGCCGCCGCACCCCGGCCCGACCGCCGTCGCGGCGATGTTCGACGCCTCCATCGGCAAGACCCTCTTCTTCGGCCTGTTCATCGCGGTCCCGGCCGGTGCGCTCATCGCGCTGGTGTGGCCCCGGCTGGCCTTCGTCCGCCGGATGAACCCGTCCATCCCGACCGGACTCGTCAGTGACCGCGCCTTCACCGACGAGGAGATGCCCGGTATGGGGTGGTCCCTCTCGGTCGCGCTCTTCCCGGTGGTGCTCATCGCGGGTGCGTCGGTGGCCGAGATGGTGGTGGGCGCACACCACGCCGGAATGCCGCTGGTCGCCTTCCTCGGTTCCGCCCCTGTCGCCCTGCTGCTCACCCTGATCCTGGCGGCATGGGCGTTCGGCCCGCGCATCGGCCGCTCCCTGGGGGAAGTGGCTTCCTCCTGCGGCGACGCGGCGCAGGCCATGGCGATGATCCTGCTGGTCATCGGCGCCGGCGGCGCCTTCAAGAACGTCCTGGTCGAAGGCGGGATCGCCGATTACATCAAGGACCTCACCCACGGGTGGTCCGTCTCGCCGATCCTCCTGTCGTGGCTGATCGCCGCGATCCTGCGCATCGCGCTCGGGTCGGCGACGGTCGCGGTGACCACGGCGGCGGGCATCGCGGCGCCGCTCGTCGCGGGCAGCGGCATCCACCCGGAACTGATGGTCCTCGCGGTCTCCTGCGGCTCCATCGCCTTCTCCCACGTCAACGACCCCGGCTTCTGGATGTTCAAGGAGTACTTCAACCTGTCGGTCCTGGACGCCATCAAGGCACGTACCACCTACACGACGGTCCTCGCCGTCCTGGGCCTCGGCGGCGTCTTCGCGATGGAGGCCGCCCTCAGCGCCCTCGGGATCTAG
- a CDS encoding cation-translocating P-type ATPase — protein sequence MVLGLLTRLPAMGWGAALSAPGYVARGAEACASAAGDAIGAGLRAASDGAAAVAGTSVRVAHVARNAMPGGAEEWRAGPRVHLALQPASDTQVRRAGGAEAAARKVATALAKRPDVLLAYWDGGLARLVVTATQETATDRVVEKATELAERHGLTGGHEPLHEFAHPEGTTAVRVAATALALDAVGVAAAMTGRVLRVPRSSRVVTAGVTLVRENPRFRALLNSRLGSAGADLALAAANAAVHGAGQSPTSLVLDGMLRAGQLVEAVARAAVFDSAHDRVCAPERCSATTRTVSRPPLRPTPAQEYAAHAATGSMLGAAATLLLRRNLDEAAEAVLSGSPKAARYGPVAFSAALGSALARSGVLVRDPERLKQLQLVDTVVLHPSALRGSKRTLCEAHPSAEGWDRVRLWQAAAAALGREGNGEAADDAEGVALRPVPGEPSAGTGMMIVSAGGQDVGTVTVGWELDPLTEAVLDAARQADQYTIVVDDPALADFAALADEVVSADRPLVDHVRSRQADGHAILTVARVPAPHGTAGAQPGTAVQDEDEELLAGLLSSDVAVALTDDDSAVVWEADVLAFGGLKDVWRLLRAVPAARSVGRQSQILARAGAALSGLLVATGAQRRGLSFLTGAQHGPVNAAALGALLTGWRAALGVAAAAAPRPRPRVPWHALEPEEAEARLQESRPGAPTPLARAVTTTRGAAARVTGHPVLAPARWSVRLANAVRAELDDPLTPVLAVGAAASAIVGSAVDAVLVVGAMGMNALVGGVQRQRAEQALTALAKGQKQQARRADSRDDDAPATVDAARLVPGDLIKLDVGDVVPADARLLELTGLEVDESALTGESLPTTKQITATPQAAIADRRCMVFEGTTVVAGQATAVVVDTGEHTEAGRAVTLASRTPPAAGVQGRLKELTGKALPLTFAGGAAVTGLALLRGRPIREAVGGGVAVAVAAVPEGLPLVATVAQMAAARRLTRRGILVRTPRALEALGRVDTVCFDKTGTLTENQLRVARLVTADGTVCEPDEDDAVDVLRLAGRACPQEAEDTAGRQAHATDEAVLAAAPADPDWTAKAGLPFEASRGYTAAVGESGAGDALLVVKGAPETVLDACEDLPAEAAEWAHSLAGAGLRVLAVAARTLTTGHDPDELVNEPLAKLQFAGFVALADAPRPGSAPMIEELRDAGLKPVMLTGDHPHTARAIAVALGWPDDTGVVTGEELAAADRAGRARLLRDAGVVARVAPEQKLQVVEALRAAGKVVAMVGDGANDAAAIRAAHVGVGLAARGSAAARNAADLVLTDPDLSVLVEAVREGRALWRSVADAISILIGGNAGEVGFTVLGTLVSGASPLSTRQLLLVNLLTDMFPAMAVAVTPPDDRNAEESTTPGSAPVGTGALGAPLLRQIRQRGVVTALGATVAWLVGRFTPGTMRRTSTMALCGVVGSQLTQTLTGRHRSPLLWATTLGSAAALMAVVQTPGLSHFFGCTPLGPVALAGVAAAVLATAAGPRLMPSVERLLTHLQSRAAPTAS from the coding sequence ATGGTTCTTGGGTTGTTGACCCGGTTGCCTGCGATGGGGTGGGGGGCGGCACTGTCCGCGCCCGGCTACGTCGCCCGTGGTGCGGAGGCGTGTGCCTCGGCGGCAGGGGACGCCATCGGCGCCGGCCTGCGTGCCGCGTCGGACGGCGCGGCGGCGGTGGCGGGGACGAGCGTCCGCGTGGCCCACGTGGCGCGCAACGCGATGCCGGGCGGGGCGGAGGAATGGCGGGCCGGCCCCCGGGTGCACCTCGCGTTGCAGCCTGCCTCGGACACCCAGGTACGGCGTGCGGGCGGGGCGGAGGCAGCGGCCAGGAAGGTGGCCACCGCGCTCGCGAAACGGCCGGACGTACTGCTCGCCTACTGGGACGGTGGGCTGGCCCGGCTGGTGGTCACCGCGACGCAGGAGACGGCCACCGACCGGGTGGTGGAGAAGGCCACCGAGCTGGCCGAGCGGCACGGACTGACCGGGGGACACGAACCCCTGCACGAGTTCGCGCACCCGGAGGGCACCACGGCGGTGCGGGTCGCCGCGACGGCACTGGCGCTGGACGCGGTCGGCGTCGCGGCGGCGATGACCGGGCGCGTGCTGCGCGTGCCGCGCTCGTCCAGGGTCGTGACGGCGGGGGTGACGCTGGTCCGGGAGAACCCGCGGTTCCGGGCCCTGCTGAACAGCCGGCTCGGCTCCGCGGGCGCGGATCTGGCGCTCGCCGCCGCCAACGCCGCGGTGCACGGTGCGGGACAGTCGCCCACCTCGTTGGTCCTGGACGGGATGTTGCGCGCCGGGCAGCTGGTGGAGGCCGTGGCGCGGGCGGCCGTCTTTGACTCCGCCCACGACCGGGTGTGCGCGCCGGAACGCTGCAGCGCGACGACGCGGACGGTCTCCCGGCCGCCGCTGCGTCCGACACCGGCGCAGGAGTACGCGGCCCATGCCGCGACCGGCAGCATGCTGGGCGCCGCCGCGACACTGCTGCTGCGGCGGAACCTCGACGAGGCGGCGGAGGCGGTGCTCTCCGGCTCCCCGAAGGCGGCCCGGTACGGTCCGGTGGCCTTCTCCGCGGCACTGGGCAGCGCACTGGCACGCTCAGGGGTGCTGGTACGTGACCCCGAGCGGCTGAAGCAGCTGCAACTGGTGGACACGGTGGTGCTGCACCCCAGCGCCCTGCGCGGCAGCAAGCGCACCCTCTGCGAGGCGCATCCGAGCGCGGAGGGGTGGGACCGTGTCCGGCTGTGGCAGGCCGCCGCAGCGGCGCTGGGCCGGGAAGGCAACGGCGAAGCGGCCGACGACGCGGAAGGGGTGGCGCTGCGCCCCGTACCGGGCGAGCCCTCGGCCGGTACGGGCATGATGATCGTCTCGGCCGGCGGGCAGGACGTCGGCACGGTGACGGTCGGCTGGGAACTGGATCCGCTGACCGAAGCCGTCCTGGACGCGGCCCGGCAGGCCGACCAGTACACCATCGTGGTGGACGACCCGGCGCTGGCCGACTTCGCCGCCCTGGCCGACGAAGTCGTCTCCGCCGACCGCCCGCTGGTGGACCACGTACGGAGCCGCCAGGCCGACGGGCACGCGATCCTGACCGTCGCACGCGTACCGGCCCCGCACGGTACGGCCGGCGCGCAGCCGGGGACAGCGGTCCAGGACGAGGACGAGGAGCTGCTGGCGGGGTTGCTGAGCAGCGACGTGGCGGTGGCCCTCACCGACGACGACAGCGCCGTCGTGTGGGAAGCGGACGTCCTGGCCTTCGGCGGGCTGAAGGACGTGTGGCGGCTGTTGCGGGCCGTGCCCGCGGCACGCTCCGTGGGCCGGCAGTCGCAGATACTCGCCCGGGCGGGCGCGGCGCTCTCCGGCCTGCTGGTCGCCACCGGCGCCCAACGGCGCGGGCTCTCCTTCCTCACCGGCGCGCAGCACGGCCCGGTCAACGCCGCGGCCCTGGGCGCGCTCCTGACGGGCTGGCGGGCGGCCCTCGGCGTGGCCGCCGCAGCGGCCCCGCGGCCGCGGCCCCGCGTACCGTGGCACGCCCTGGAGCCCGAAGAGGCCGAGGCCCGGCTGCAGGAAAGCCGCCCCGGCGCACCCACGCCGCTGGCACGCGCGGTGACGACGACGCGTGGCGCGGCCGCACGGGTGACGGGCCATCCGGTCCTCGCACCGGCCCGGTGGTCGGTACGGCTCGCCAACGCGGTACGGGCCGAACTGGACGACCCGCTCACCCCCGTCCTCGCGGTCGGCGCGGCGGCCTCCGCCATCGTGGGGTCGGCCGTCGACGCGGTCCTCGTCGTCGGCGCGATGGGCATGAACGCGCTCGTCGGCGGCGTCCAGCGGCAGCGCGCCGAACAGGCCCTGACCGCACTGGCCAAGGGCCAGAAGCAGCAGGCGCGGCGCGCCGACAGCCGTGACGACGACGCGCCGGCCACGGTCGACGCGGCACGGCTGGTACCGGGCGACCTGATCAAGCTGGACGTGGGCGACGTGGTGCCCGCGGATGCGCGCCTGCTGGAACTGACCGGCCTGGAGGTCGACGAGTCCGCCCTGACCGGCGAGTCGCTGCCCACCACCAAACAGATCACCGCGACCCCGCAGGCGGCCATCGCCGACCGCCGGTGCATGGTCTTCGAGGGCACCACGGTGGTCGCCGGGCAGGCCACCGCCGTCGTGGTGGACACGGGGGAGCACACCGAAGCCGGCCGGGCCGTCACCCTCGCTTCCCGCACCCCGCCGGCCGCCGGTGTGCAGGGCCGGCTGAAGGAACTCACCGGCAAGGCGTTGCCGCTCACCTTCGCGGGCGGGGCCGCGGTCACCGGGCTCGCCCTGCTCCGGGGCCGCCCGATCCGCGAGGCCGTCGGCGGTGGTGTGGCCGTCGCGGTCGCGGCCGTCCCCGAGGGGCTTCCGCTGGTGGCCACCGTGGCGCAGATGGCGGCCGCCCGGCGCCTGACCCGGCGCGGCATCCTGGTACGTACTCCCCGTGCCCTGGAGGCCCTCGGGCGGGTGGACACGGTGTGTTTCGACAAGACCGGCACGCTGACCGAGAACCAGCTGCGCGTGGCCCGGCTCGTCACCGCCGACGGGACCGTGTGCGAGCCGGACGAGGACGATGCCGTCGACGTCCTGCGGCTGGCGGGCCGGGCCTGTCCGCAGGAGGCCGAGGACACCGCGGGGCGGCAGGCGCACGCCACCGACGAAGCCGTCCTGGCCGCCGCCCCGGCCGACCCCGACTGGACGGCCAAGGCCGGCCTGCCCTTCGAGGCGAGCCGCGGCTACACCGCTGCCGTCGGCGAATCCGGGGCCGGGGATGCGCTGCTCGTGGTCAAGGGAGCCCCCGAAACCGTCCTGGACGCCTGCGAGGACCTGCCGGCGGAGGCGGCCGAGTGGGCCCACTCGCTCGCCGGCGCGGGACTGCGCGTGCTCGCCGTCGCCGCCCGTACCCTCACCACCGGCCACGACCCCGACGAACTCGTCAACGAACCACTGGCGAAACTGCAGTTCGCGGGATTCGTCGCACTCGCCGATGCCCCGCGGCCGGGCTCGGCCCCCATGATCGAAGAACTGCGGGACGCCGGGCTGAAGCCGGTCATGCTGACCGGCGACCACCCCCACACCGCGCGCGCGATCGCCGTCGCACTGGGCTGGCCGGACGACACCGGTGTCGTCACCGGTGAAGAGCTCGCGGCCGCCGACCGGGCGGGCCGCGCCCGCCTCCTGCGCGACGCGGGGGTCGTCGCCCGCGTCGCTCCGGAACAGAAGCTCCAGGTGGTCGAGGCCTTGCGGGCCGCGGGCAAGGTCGTCGCGATGGTCGGCGACGGCGCCAACGACGCCGCGGCCATCCGCGCCGCCCATGTCGGTGTCGGACTCGCGGCCCGTGGCTCGGCCGCCGCCCGAAACGCCGCCGACCTGGTCCTGACCGACCCGGACCTGTCCGTACTGGTCGAGGCCGTGCGGGAAGGGCGGGCCCTGTGGCGCAGCGTCGCGGACGCCATCAGCATCCTGATCGGAGGCAACGCCGGTGAGGTCGGTTTCACCGTGCTCGGCACCCTGGTCTCCGGGGCGTCGCCGCTGTCCACCCGTCAGCTCCTGCTCGTCAATCTGCTGACGGACATGTTCCCCGCGATGGCCGTGGCCGTGACACCACCGGACGACCGGAACGCCGAGGAATCCACCACGCCGGGCAGCGCGCCGGTCGGTACCGGTGCACTGGGCGCTCCGCTGCTGCGCCAGATCCGCCAGCGGGGCGTCGTGACCGCGCTGGGTGCCACCGTCGCGTGGCTGGTCGGCCGTTTCACCCCTGGCACCATGCGCCGTACCAGCACCATGGCCCTGTGCGGTGTCGTCGGCTCCCAGCTCACCCAGACCCTCACCGGCCGCCACCGCAGCCCCCTGCTGTGGGCGACCACCCTGGGCTCCGCCGCCGCCCTGATGGCCGTCGTACAGACACCCGGCCTCAGCCACTTCTTCGGCTGTACCCCACTGGGGCCCGTGGCCCTCGCGGGCGTGGCCGCCGCCGTCCTGGCCACCGCGGCGGGACCACGCCTCATGCCATCCGTCGAACGACTCCTCACCCACCTCCAGAGCCGGGCCGCACCGACCGCCTCGTGA
- the gudD gene encoding glucarate dehydratase encodes MNTSTPPAGPPVVAAMRVIPVAGQDSMLLNLSGAHAPYFTRNLVMLTDSEGRTGVGEVPGGEGIRTTLEEARDLIVGRSVGDPQAVLRAIRERFGDRDAGGRGAQTFDLRITVHAVTAVESALLDLLGQHLGVPTAALLGEGVQRTSVPVLGYLFFVGDRTRTDLPYRNDPDAKDAWLRLRDQEALTPEAVVRLAEAAQERYGFQDFKLKGGVLDGHAEAEAVTALAERFPEARVTLDPNGAWPLKDAIEIGRGLRDVLAYAEDPCGGEGGYSGRETMAEFRRATGLPTATNMIATDWRQLGHAVKSDAVDIPLADPHFWTMNGSVRVAQLCDAWGLTWGSHSNNHFDVSLAMFTHVAAAAPGDITAIDTHWIWQDGQHLTREPLAIRDGAIALPDRPGLGIDLDLERVEAAEELYFSLGLGGRDDAAGMQYLLPGWEFDPKRPALVR; translated from the coding sequence ATGAACACCAGCACACCTCCCGCCGGCCCGCCCGTCGTCGCCGCGATGCGGGTCATCCCGGTCGCCGGACAGGACAGCATGCTGCTGAACCTCAGCGGCGCGCACGCACCGTACTTCACCCGCAATCTGGTGATGCTCACCGACTCCGAGGGCCGCACCGGAGTCGGTGAGGTGCCCGGCGGCGAGGGCATCCGCACCACCCTGGAGGAGGCGCGCGACCTGATCGTCGGCCGGTCCGTCGGTGATCCGCAGGCCGTACTGCGGGCGATACGCGAGCGGTTCGGCGACCGCGACGCCGGCGGGCGCGGTGCCCAGACCTTCGACCTGCGCATCACCGTGCACGCGGTGACCGCCGTCGAGTCGGCCCTGCTCGACCTGCTCGGCCAGCACCTCGGTGTGCCGACCGCCGCACTGCTCGGCGAGGGCGTACAGCGCACCAGCGTCCCCGTCCTCGGCTATCTGTTCTTCGTCGGCGACCGTACGCGCACCGACCTCCCGTACCGGAACGACCCGGACGCCAAGGACGCCTGGCTGCGGCTGCGCGACCAGGAGGCACTGACACCGGAGGCCGTCGTCCGGCTCGCCGAGGCGGCCCAGGAGCGCTACGGATTCCAGGACTTCAAGCTCAAGGGCGGCGTGCTGGACGGGCACGCCGAGGCGGAGGCCGTCACCGCTCTCGCCGAGCGCTTCCCCGAGGCACGCGTCACCCTCGACCCCAACGGCGCCTGGCCGCTGAAGGACGCCATCGAGATCGGGCGCGGGCTGCGCGACGTCCTGGCGTACGCCGAGGACCCCTGCGGCGGGGAGGGCGGCTACTCCGGACGCGAGACGATGGCGGAGTTCCGCCGCGCCACCGGTCTGCCCACCGCGACCAACATGATCGCGACGGACTGGCGGCAGCTCGGCCACGCGGTCAAGTCCGACGCCGTCGACATCCCGCTCGCCGACCCGCACTTCTGGACCATGAACGGCTCGGTGCGCGTCGCCCAGCTCTGTGACGCCTGGGGCCTGACCTGGGGTTCGCACTCCAACAACCACTTCGATGTGTCACTGGCGATGTTCACCCACGTCGCCGCCGCCGCGCCCGGGGACATCACCGCGATCGACACGCACTGGATCTGGCAGGACGGCCAGCACCTGACCCGCGAGCCGCTCGCCATCCGCGACGGCGCCATCGCCCTGCCCGACCGCCCCGGCCTCGGCATCGACCTCGACCTGGAACGCGTCGAGGCGGCCGAGGAACTGTACTTCAGCCTCGGCCTCGGTGGCCGCGACGACGCCGCCGGCATGCAGTACCTCCTCCCCGGCTGGGAGTTCGACCCCAAGCGGCCGGCGCTCGTGCGCTGA